Below is a genomic region from Thalassophryne amazonica chromosome 3, fThaAma1.1, whole genome shotgun sequence.
TGCAGACAGGAAGGCACAATATCACACAATCCAGATGGGCACACAGAGTGCATTAATTAATTCCACATGGTCCACattaattaaatccatttttgtttcatactgaataaattcagctttgaataaaattcTAGGTGGTTACAAAATCCTCAGATTTGGTACACAGGCCAGATGCTTTACACCAGTTTATTAATaagtaacaagaataaccaaaactgcTTACTTaatggaaggaaatgttgtctcTATTCTTCCTCCGTCAGTGGCTTTGCCAACGTGCAGGTTTCTGGCATTTTCACTTGTTTCTTGTTGAGATTCTTTGAGTGTATGTGCACGCTGCCCACTGAGCTACCCTGATATAAAATGGCCACCGCGCCTCCTTGCCGAGACACCATCCTCTGCTGCTCTGTTGGGCTGAACCACTATTAAGATTTTGAATATTCTGTGCACATCCGCGCTCTGGACTCATCACCAAGAAGCAATCACTACACCTAAAGTAGTCCCACAGAAATGAATAACTGTGATGCAAAACAACGCATGACTTAATGTGTGCATGTATTAATTTGACAATGTTTTATGTCACATGAATGGCAAAAATTTCAACTAAATCATAATTAATTACCCTCTCACTGATGCATGTGTGTGGCTTTGCATCATGTTGGATGCCTTCTTGTTTACATCGGAGAAACCTCAAAAGTAGTCCAGCAGCCTTCCCATAAGCTGACATTGCAGTGATGACCTGCCACAGTCAGAAGCTGGGGCAGTGTGGCCGGCACACATCTCAGTGCGACTATTTACTCTACTACTCATATACGGCTCTGTGGCTCCATCTTGCATTGACTTAATCATGAATGAATGCTTTCTGTAACTTTAACAGTGCCCTCTATTGACCAGTCTACAGTCATGATGAATATAACATAGGCTACCTTTTGTACACACGTGCCTGCACCCAGTTAACCTGCCAGCTACCATTTAGGCCTGTATTTACAATAATTACAGCACCCTTAAAATTTTTGCAAGTGCTGAGCCCATGTAAATTACTCTAAAGATTTTAGTTGTCATGTAAGGAATTTCACTGTTTTTCTAAGCCTACCACTATGTAAATGTCCTTCTAATCAGGCGTTgttgttactgttattattaAGAAAGTACACCTCAAATATTTTATTCAAACCAGGTGAGAAAAAAAGTTCAAATACTGTGGCAAAGCTAGCCACATTGCCACACAAtacttcctgtttcttgcacaagagtcttGGGCTCCTGGGGCCTTGGCCCAGTAGGCCCATTCAGGAATTCATCCTTAGTCGTCATTACTGataacctcagcaggtgatttcacagatgatcagGACTTTACATTGAGAGGAGGAACTCATAAATACACTTAAGTAATATTTTCTTTTGATCACTTATGTATGTTTTTGCTTTCATTTGCAGATCCTACCTACTCTGAGATGCGGCTGCATAATACCAAACATCTCCTGACCACTCGCCTGGACTGAAAGAACTAGTTAGTCCGGATAGTCTGGCTGATGACTGTAACAAACTCTCACAAATTCATCTGGCTTCACCTGACCTTCCCCATGATGGCAAGACAGAGGTCAGACAGCTCTTTCTTGGGCCAGATGTTTGTTGCCCAAATCTTGTTATCAGCAGGACTATCCTCATTCCAGAACAATGAGTGCCCCCAGCTCTGTGTGTGCGAGATCAGACCCTGGTTTACCCCACAGTCCACCTACCGAGAAGCCATTACAGTCGACTGCAACGACTTGCGTCTAACACACATTCCAGGGAACTTGTCCAGTGACACTCAGGTTCTCCTCCTGCAGAGTAACTACATTTCAAGGACCAATGAAGAGCTGGAGCAGCTATTTAACCTGACAGAGTTGGACTTGTCCCAGAACAACTTTAGCACCATTCAGGATGTAGGCCTGAATAACATGTCTCAGCTCACCACACTTCATCTGGAAGAGAACCAGATCACACAAATGCCAGATTTCTGTCTACAGGACCTCAGCAACTTGCAAGAGCTCTACATAAACCACAATCAAATCAACACCATATCTGCAAATGCCTTTAGTGGTCTTCATAACCTGCTCAGGCTTCACCTCAACTCCAATAAGCTCAAGGTCATCAATAGCCAGTGGTTTGACTCTACACCCAATCTGGAGATCCTGATGATTGGGGAGAACCCTATTTTTGGAATAATGGATTTTAATTTCAAGTCCCTGGGTAACCTAAGAAGCCTGGTTTTGGCTGGTATGGATTTAATAGGTATCCCTGCAAATGCGTTTGCAGGACTTGACAATCTTGAAAGCCTCTCGTTTTATGACAATAAGCTAATCAGAGTTCCTCAGAGAGCACTTCAGAAATTACCTAACCTCAAGTTCTTAGATTTGAACAAAAACCCAGTGCATAAGATTTTGAAAGGAGATTTCAAGAATATGCTGAGACTGAAGGAGCTGGGTATAAATAACATGGCGGAACTGGTCTCCATTGATCAGTACGCTTTGGTCAACCTTCCTGAGCTCACTAAGCTGGAGGCTACAAACAACCCCAAGTTCTCCTACATCCACCACCGGGCTTTTCATGATGTTCCAGCTTTGGAGAGTCTAATGTTGAATAACAACGCCCTGAATGCGCTCTATCAATCCACAGTGGAATCGCTGCCTAACCTACGTGAGATCAGCATCCACAGCAACCCTCTTCGATGTGACTGTGTTATCCAGTGGATGAGTGCCAATAAAACCACCATCCGTTTCATGGAACCTCTGTCGATGTATTGTGCCACACCAACAGAGCTCAGGGGGGAGCGTGTCAGGGAAGTTCTACAAAAAAACTTAGCAGACCAGTGTTTGCCCATGATCTCCCATAATACCTTCGATAGCCACCTCAACGTGGACATTGGCATGACTGTGGACTTAGATTGTAGAGCCATGTCCAAGCCTGCACCGGAAATCTACTGGGTTACCCCAGTGGGTACAAAGGTAATGTTAGACATTGTATCAGACAAGTACAGCCTCAACAGTGAAGGAACCTTGAGAATTTTTCATATTCaggttgaagactctggcagataCACTTGTGTTGCCCAGAATTCAGAGGGAGCTGACACACGAGTGACAGTCATAAGAGTG
It encodes:
- the lrrn1 gene encoding leucine-rich repeat neuronal protein 1 translates to MTVTNSHKFIWLHLTFPMMARQRSDSSFLGQMFVAQILLSAGLSSFQNNECPQLCVCEIRPWFTPQSTYREAITVDCNDLRLTHIPGNLSSDTQVLLLQSNYISRTNEELEQLFNLTELDLSQNNFSTIQDVGLNNMSQLTTLHLEENQITQMPDFCLQDLSNLQELYINHNQINTISANAFSGLHNLLRLHLNSNKLKVINSQWFDSTPNLEILMIGENPIFGIMDFNFKSLGNLRSLVLAGMDLIGIPANAFAGLDNLESLSFYDNKLIRVPQRALQKLPNLKFLDLNKNPVHKILKGDFKNMLRLKELGINNMAELVSIDQYALVNLPELTKLEATNNPKFSYIHHRAFHDVPALESLMLNNNALNALYQSTVESLPNLREISIHSNPLRCDCVIQWMSANKTTIRFMEPLSMYCATPTELRGERVREVLQKNLADQCLPMISHNTFDSHLNVDIGMTVDLDCRAMSKPAPEIYWVTPVGTKVMLDIVSDKYSLNSEGTLRIFHIQVEDSGRYTCVAQNSEGADTRVTVIRVNGTLLDGTQLMKISVVQIESHSILVSWKINLNVMTSNLKWSSATMKIDNPHISYTAKVPVDIHEYNLTHLQPATEYEVCLTVSNIQLQTQRSCVNVTTKHVTFAVEVSDQSTNTALAAVMGTMCAFISLASLGVYLSKRWKRKNYHHSLKKYMQKTSSIPLNELYPPLINLWEADGEKDKEGSSETKPSQVDTTRSYYMW